In the genome of Harmonia axyridis chromosome 4, icHarAxyr1.1, whole genome shotgun sequence, the window gataattgaaaataaaaataattcctaaaACATCAAGGAGCCGCCTAAAAATGTAATTGAAATAGGCAAAATTTATCAAATAGAACGTCGACAAGCCTAATGATTGCATGTGTTTTAGCGCAGTTGTACTCTTCCCATTTAGATCTGTCGGCTCTGTCTCCTTGTGAGCCTTACTGTATGAATCTCGAAGATACAATTATTAATATGATAGCTCAGTGAAGTTTCTCTCAGAACTTCCTTTAAATTCTCAGGCTAATTTTAGTTCTCTGTGGTGAATTGAAAGGTTAAGTTAGGAAGGGTACAAAATTCAGGTTAAATttagtattgaaaaatttgtaattattgctttattttttcagattatCGCACGCCTTCTTCAGAGGGTCGATGCGAACTTATTCTGGAGCATGAAAAGGGACCAATTTGACCAAAAGCAACGGTCAAACCCTAACAGAATGTTGAACAGATTCAGCAGAAGTCTCTTTGCATCAAAAGAAGGTTTGGCCCTCTTGTTACagaattattattggttcacAGAACCTGACGTTGCAACGGTGAACTTTCCTAGGTGCTTCGTATTAGGTACGAAATCTGAGTATACCCTGGATAAAAAGTGATGAGACTTGTTGCTCCTACAATTCTGGtcatttttcattgattgatCAAATGACGACGTGAAACCTCTAAATATTCTTTTAGTTACTACATCATGGCTAGATCCCACATTTCAAAAATGTTCGAAGTAATCGATGAAGAAGTTTTCAAACCTCATCATGTCATGGTCGGTAATGTGAAGTGGTTTTGTGAAAAAACAGTTTTATGAGAAAAAAGCTGTTTTGTATCTGCCACACAGAGGGTCTTCTGTAGGCAACTGACAACCTTTAACCGCTTCACCAAAGATTCTTCAAAGACCAAAGGTCACAGTTTAGTGTGTCTATAATCTTGTCTATAGGCGTCATTGGactaacatttttgaaaaggtCACCATTACAATGATGAAATCTGACGGTTCTTTGATAAGTTGGGCATTTTTTCCATGTTTTTGAGATACCTCACAGGACAGTGTCTCATAAGTGCGCTCGTCAGTTTCCTCAGTTCCTGTTTACTGAGTGATATAACTTTTTTAGTCCAACTCGTCGATTAGGAAAGAAGTGTCTCTGACCATTAATTGTACGCCAGAACATAAGCTTCCTCTTTTTTTCCAATTCCTCAAATGCCATAGCTTGATAATTGTTTCATTGCCGGGTATTCCGGAGTAATCAGGCACCCAAATAAGGTTGACTTGGTTTCTTTCTCCGAGTTTTTGAGGGGCGGTTCACATTCCCAGACTAATTTCGGCTTAACTAGTTGGGAGTCTTGTGCTAGCAGGCTTTTTTCGGAGACTATATACATTTTTGCTCTTCGGTAGTTGCGTTCTGTACAAAGCGCAACGTACTCCCTTATGGCAAGGGTTCCTGCCTAGAACACAGAAACCCATTGGTATGGCTAATTGGATTAAGAGTCCGTGTATGTCAGCTTTTACTCGTCCATCATCAGTTTTCGACCCATCGCTATAAAATACCGCAGACCCTCTAAGGAAAACCCCTTCATTATTAGCCTATTGGTCACGACATGGAAATGCTGTAATGAAGTTTTTTTGAAACTCGAAATTCATTGGTAGGTTATCTGTGCTCATAATCCAGGAACACCTTGCATTAATTTAGAATGCTAAGGTGCCTTAAGTTATCGCCTGTTTCAGGTTCTCGATCCTTTTCCACCCTGAGAGCCCATGAGGCCGCCtcacttttcagaaaaatatctaGAGGAGGCTGGTACAAGATGACTTGCAGGTCAGCAGTTGGACAACAACGTGATACTCCTGTGATAGACAGACACGCTGTTCGTTCTACTTTTTGCAGGCCTTATTGTCCTGACACTAGTCTTGCTCTAGCCCAACAAAGAGCTGCAACACTTATGATTGGCCGAACAATGGATTTGTAGATCCAGTTCGTCAGTTCAGATTTTAGCCCCCATGTTTTTCCGATCATCCTCTGGCATGTGGAAAGAGCTCTCTGGCCTTTACTGATCACAGCCACGAGTTGTGAACTCTAGAGCAAATTTCTTCCTTCTGGTGATTGGTACTGGTATTGTCTTTTTGGGTTTTATATTGAACCTTTCTCGTAGACAACACTCTTGAGTTAGGGTTAGGGCAGCCTGCATTCGATCACTAATCGTGACAGCATGCTTGCCCCGAACCACTATGACAATGTCATTGGCATAACCACAGATCTTGAAATTTGTCTTCGAAAGTATTTTTAGAAGGTCGTCAACGACCAGTGACCAGAGTAGTGGGGTGCCCATGTGACCACCCGTCTCCGGGAAGATCGAGTAAGCGTGGTGCCACACCATTAGGCAGAGAAATAtatatctgaattattttttagaaGCTTTTGAAATGTGGTAGATAACCGTGGCGCATTTTATGTTTATTAACAAAGAATTCCAACCTTTTTGTCAAACAGCCAACATATAGGAACTCTTTGTGTTGATAACCACAAAATAGCCGAAGGAAGCAGTCAATATGATATTTATTTGAACATACAAAGTACGCGTTAATTTGAAGATAGACTCAATACTTTTTGTCCAGTGTATAGCATCACGTATTGTGTCGAAAGAATAGAAAGAAATACGGACTTTTCTCATGGAAAGATGTTTTGAAAGGTTTCCCAGAACATTTCAACCACTTCGTTGACAACTTCAGAATGACGGCTGCTATaagtttattgaaatatgttgtaCAAACATACGACACCACTAAATTCAAGTACTGCGTGGAATTAACAGACGGAAAAGTTCCTATATCTTCCTTGAAATTCGGGATAGACCGGTGTTTGGAGTATATCGCCAGTCAAAAACACTTGGATATCGACAGGGATTTCACCAGGGTAACACAACAGGTAGGTATCTCTTTAACTACTAATTCATTATAATCATTGATTATTATCAAATAGATTGATTTCATTCGTATATCCATGaattttctcatgaaatttcACATGTAGGTAGAAATTTCCAGCTAATAGAAGTATGAAATGAATTAACACTTTATCATTTGTTCTTCTTCTGGTTCAAGTGCGCCTTATACAGAGCGCAACGAATTCCCTTATGGTATAGGTTTCTGAATGGAACGAAAAAGGACACTCTGATGAAATAAGGGAATTAGCAGATTTCTAGTCAAATTTAAACGAGGATTTTATCGAATTTTATGTTattgtcatgaacgggttggccAGGGAAAGTTGACcaacgttcacttatctccggttgagatgttcttttaaaCCCTGGAAGAGCgactttccagaggtctcggagtattaataattatataaatgCACAAAGATGTTATGGGTGAATCCGGCCCGTCGCTTCAATGTACAGGTCTTTTTAGTTGACtttctttctctagggacaggattaGTTTACTGGGTCAATaaaaatcgatttaaatttaaaaactaaatttaataaagaaaattaaaaatatccaaaattacaatattcCCTCAATTTCtatgttgactcaacggccaaaacttaaaaaaaaaacaaaaaaaaatgtctcaaataatctgttattcaaacaaacgaaacaatgtaccaactttgaatttgggagaatcgggactaccaaataaacttattttcatcgaaaaaacattcaaacatcaacaactAAAATAAAGAGCAAATAGTCAAaagacttgcccttatcccacgatgctagatgagtattttaggccctgcctaacctagttttaattttcccaaactgttcactcgaaaacgtgtaatttcttatataacacttcactcccgatccgagaactccgatctaacctaatttattccaGAACAGATTCTAAACTttgtcccaaaaaaaaataatccctaattttctatttctgaccTAAGTCTTCCTTTCTCAGAGCCAAAAAAATCCCTTTTCCTGAATACTTGAAATCTCGAAATCTCACACATTTACCAATTTACCGTCTATTCAACTTATCCTTATTAAATATTActctgatattgaaaagaaattgcttggctctaagtccggtttcgcgaccgacgttctaaTTCTCAACCTTTCTCAACacgagaccctaagcgatactgactAAAAACTTCCATTTCCATCTCAACAAAATCGCAACATCGTACCTATCTAAGACCGCCCCAACAATTGCCCAAGATACcatgccaattagatcattggttaaaagattttttgtccttcttcatttttcgtcaacagACTTTCAACCTCAGTTCAAACTAGATTTTTATGCAGTCTCAGCAAGAACCATACTTCGAATTTGCCTACAGCCTGACGGATTTTCTGCTGTGTCATATGTGACCAAAAAGCATTTACTGAATTTAGATAAACCAAGATTTCCCCGTATCTAAATATATTCTTCTTATCcgtgaaaaatatatcgatttcaccaacgcagtGAGACGATAAGTAATGAAAAGCAATAATCGATAAAGAATATATCCTGCTTCcaagataagatcagtttacacAAGTCTCGACCGCTCTTCTAAATTTAACGTCCATCGTTCTgaataataattccaataatttcaataatttccataatTTCCAAATTCCCGATTTACTACATTATGAGAAACTAAGGAATGGTTTCAATAATGTTTCAATTCTTTTTTCGCATTCTGTAATTGATTTAGGCTGTTGAATGGtgtacaataaataaataaattgtaattGATGATACGAAAAAACAAATTCAACAGTTTGATGGCCTTCTTCAATTGCAGGAATGGGTTAATTTCATAGACGATTactatttgatagttcataatGGGGAAAAATTCAAAACCTCGACGGATACTCCGATATTGACAATTGTATCACAAGCTAAAGCGATTCTGAAGGACGTTGCGAAATATTGGACGGAGTACGATACAGATGgattcagaaatatttggaTTCTAAAACCTGGAAATAAagtatattaaaatataataatatttaatatttctctTATTACCTTTTGTTTTTCAGTGTAGAGGAAGGGGTATTATTCTGGTGAAATATCTGAAAGAAGtggagaaaattatgaatttgaaattgaagtatGTTGTGCAGAAATATATAGGTTTGTATAGATAGGcgatttgattattttattatattatttttaggtTATTTTACCTTCacttgaattgaatttattaatCTTCAGTAAAAATGTTTCGGTTACTTTATTTTATGGATTCAAAATAATTTGGCTTCATTGTGGATTTCCAactagattttttttcaatcatcgcaatatctaattaaaatattggtatatttcatataaaaaatattatttcaatgaaatagcTGATTGGTATTTACCGATTTACGTTACCATGTTTATaagataaaaatcaataatttatgTTTCAGAAAGACCGCTGATCATTTACaatacaaaattcgatataaGACAATGGTTCTTAGTCACAAGTGCTCAACCTTTAACCATTTGGATGTACAAGTAAGTGACAGCAAAAAAGTAAGAAAATTAGGAGCGAGGACCTTTGAACCCGCCACTCACCAGACTCCCGTTTTCGAGCATTCGGAGTGCCTTGGAAGCCGGCTTCCAAGTAGCCTGGTGAGTGGACGTCATTAAAGCATGTTTCTATCGATGATTCTGAACTACTCTGAACGCTCAGAAGTGTGAGGGATCTATACTATCAAAAATACGGTTAGCAACTGTTGAACAACGAGACATAGATTATAAAAAAAAGAGAGTTAACACTTCTTACTAGCAATGAAAGAAAATACCTGATCCAACTCATATTCATAATTCAATTACCGAACGTGGGGAACTCAGTATCTTATTCATTTCGTCACTCAACCTCATCTAAGCTTCGCGACATAGATCGTTCTCTAATTTAAGCATTTTCGACGTCTCAATGGTTGGAATCTAACAATAGCCCAAATAAATGAACACGATGAATTATATtccaaaatattaaaatacaaatacatattatttaaaaaaaataatggccTAAAAATATATGGTCTTTAATCCCATTGAGAGAATTTGAAACTTTCAGCTAACCCAAGCATTTACATTGTCATTACTGGTGAGTAAGATAATAAGCTTGGGAATCATTGAacaatgaattataattaattcaataaataacagtGACCAAAATTCATAAAGTAGGTAGGCAAAGACAAGTAAACAACTGACTCAAATAAACAGTAACTGTTTTATAATATTGAACGACAACGTGTAACAAAGATGAAGCCTCGAAATGGTTCAAAACAAATAACAAGCTAACGACGTATACAAATACGATAGATTtacattttattgaatatattaactgacaaagaCCAAAAGGAagtgtttaaattttattttttttggtaaaacatagatagtatgttaaggaataaatgattgaatttggagaaaaaaatcgtgaaggttttttcatgtgaacaatttttgttacttaaatattgtagtcgttttttgcaagttttttaaatttcactaCAAATCAGCTGTTTGAGGAGATCCAAAATCAATGtttagttgttaaaatgcctagagcatgtGTATGcgaaatttatcgccagctaagtaaatttgaaagaggtcgaattattgatctacgggaggcgggtttgtcatttcgaaaaatcgctaaccgttcgaacagaaatccaactactgttatgagatgttgtcaagcgtggtgtgataatgccaaaaatcgaagaagagtagacaccggacgtcgaaggagGACAAATGAAGTTTAAGATGGACGTCTAAGAtgtatggccattagagaccgatttgcgacaactcgatctttgttGATAAGTGGTtgggagaacaaggccatcctgtaactgttaACGAACGGTTAACTGCCgtataaggtcttttggactgcagcattatcgaccccatcttgtgttacctctgacggttgagcatcgccggcaacgataacAGTGGGcaaagaacgtcaacattggaatgtggaatggcatcgggtagtcttttctgatgaatctcgattctccttgagtgaacatgatggccgaaaaagggtaagacgacgtttgggagaaaaacgtgaacctcagtttgatgttgagcgtcatgtacactggacagtagacgttatggtatggggtgctattacACATGCAAGAAGGTCcctttagtcttcattcgagATAACATGACAGCACTGCGTTACTTTCAAGAAATGGTAGTTCTCCTTTACAATAACCGGCTcgattattcaatatttcagcaagataatgcctgacctcatgttgccagagttaggtTAAACtgtttcgaagcgacccatgtgtatcttttgccatggccgcccagatcccccgatctttcacccatagagcatgtttgagacATCTTGGGCAGAAAGCTTGGAAATTACCCCGGcctccacggactttggcggctctgagacataaagtacaggtagcttgggatagtatccctcaaaaagaaatagaccatcttattacatcaatgccgagacgtgttgaaAGTGTAtaaataatcgcggtggacaaacacatttattaacaaatctattaaaaaaaaaattgtaaacctttcatttcttttccaaatttcaatcatttactcatttactctttgtcagttagtatacaaACATTGTCTCGAATTCATAATGAGTAAATACATCGATGTACTTGTGGATGcatctaaaaaaattattttattgtgatcACGGacgtaattaaaaaaattgcggAACATTTGCTATACTTTGAATAGTTTATATTTGAGAGAAATGTTTTTATGTTTTGTTAACCGACCCTCCTACCAGAAGCTTAGTGCTTGTAAGTGTAAGGACAATTGGATATGTTCTATGTAGGTTTTGTTATTGTGCCTCATCGCTACTTCAGGCTCAGAACTGTTATTTTTTTACCCAATAGCGAACGGTTGGACGTTATCCGTaaccacaattttttttctggtccGGGGCTCGAACTGCCGACATTCGTCTTAGGAGTTCGCGGCCTGCCCTGTCGATCTTTTCAATTCGTTAATTTTGTTGTTCTTTCATTTCCTTTTCTATTTAGAGAATGCTACTTGAGATTCAGTAGCCAAAATTACAACCTGGAGAATTTCCACGAATCTTTACATCTGACCAACTACGCCGTTCAATGCAAATACACAAACATGGAACAGAGGGATAAATCCTTGCCTAAGGATAACATGTGGGACTCGCCAACGTTTCGGGATTACCTGAGAAAGCTGGGAAAAGGCGACAAATGGGAACAAGTTATTTACTCAGGTTTTCATATAAGATTTGGCTTCATAGATAAATTGATGTATGGTTTTGTCATTTCAGGTATGAAGGAAAGTATAGTTTGCGCGATGCTGGCCAGCCAGGATACGATGGACCGTAGACAGAACACTTTTGAGATGTACGGAGCAGATTTCATATTGGGAGAAGATTTTAGGCCTTGGCTTTTGGAGATAAACTGCAGTCCGGACATGTCTTCTTCTACTAGCATCACGAAGAGGATGTGTCCGCAATTCTTATCTGATATAGTCAAAGGTGATTAGAAAAGAGAATATTCGATTAGATAAAGTGGACATGAATCTCATATCATAGGTTGTTACTTAATTTATCACATTTTATACAGGTCAAAGTCAAATTTAGTATCATTGCATTCTCCAGACTTGAGCTGCAGCTAGGAGAATCAGTAGAACAAAAACACTACAAGTTATTACTACActacagtttattatttttcctaatCTTATCCAAACCTTCATACATTTTAGTAGCAGCTATTTTTCAACTATTCTTGGTTAGcttaggttatgttaggttaggttatgtttCAACTATTCTTGGTTAATTTTCTCAGGATCCCAAACTGCCCTCAGATTTTGTAAatcagatatattttttgagatatgCTACATGtcgaatttttatgtttttcacgTTATCAGTTATAACTGGTACTATCGACAGtttgaacaaaaacaaaaatttaagtATTTATCTCAAAATTTGTCACTTATagctcaaaaattttattttatatgaatttctAGCATGGAATTTGGTAGGATAGTTTTGCTGAAAGTTTCAATAGGGGAtatcccatcgtccttgataTCAATCGTCTATAGTTTTAATGTCCTGATGGAATCTGTACCCTTGTTCTTCACTGAAATGACTGAAGTCTTCTGGAAAGTGATCTAGGTGGCTGTAGGGATACTGAACTTTTATTATCATGCTACAACCTAGATTTTAAAAACTTCAAAGCATATTTCTCATTAATTCTACGTAATTCCCTGCTTTATAATTCcctagaaatttttttcttgaacaaaTGAACACCAAAAGTTAGATTCAGTCTCATTCATTGATGTAGTGAATTAAGGATCTTTATTCgaggaccatcaaatataccggctttcattttgaaatcaaCAGAAATTGCCCATTGATATTATGTTATTCATGCTAGTAGAATAATCAATAGGAATTTAACCATATATAACTGACAgagagctgttcaaattttttttttggtaaaacgtagatagtatagcaaggagtaaatgattgaatttggagaaataaATCGTGAAGtgttttcatgtaaacaatttttgtaaatacttaaatattgtagtcgttttctgCAAGCTTTTTAGATTTTACAACATACCAGCTATTCGAGgcgatccaaagtcgatgtttagttgttgtta includes:
- the LOC123678235 gene encoding tubulin glycylase 3A-like isoform X4, which translates into the protein MQLLSKSPVLSEGSAGDEKEDKKCEDGTVIKKKFPQGISSAPPIQCRAVTSDIQLTINNCMNRSNSAVGSKYKGVITSERLGQMKKLVENAAANGKVFTIRGNWNVIRQQLIKRDWLEKVEMPEKEKTNLCARIRGITASDELIGNLPLKQDWESPSAYAEKCEKLIIARLLQRVDANLFWSMKRDQFDQKQRSNPNRMLNRFSRSLFASKEGLALLLQNYYWFTEPDVATVNFPRCFVLDVLKGFPEHFNHFVDNFRMTAAISLLKYVVQTYDTTKFKYCVELTDGKVPISSLKFGIDRCLEYIASQKHLDIDRDFTRVTQQEWVNFIDDYYLIVHNGEKFKTSTDTPILTIVSQAKAILKDVAKYWTEYDTDGFRNIWILKPGNKCRGRGIILVKYLKEVEKIMNLKLKYVVQKYIERPLIIYNTKFDIRQWFLVTSAQPLTIWMYKECYLRFSSQNYNLENFHESLHLTNYAVQCKYTNMEQRDKSLPKDNMWDSPTFRDYLRKLGKGDKWEQVIYSGMKESIVCAMLASQDTMDRRQNTFEMYGADFILGEDFRPWLLEINCSPDMSSSTSITKRMCPQFLSDIVKGPRKRKRTTSRRSSL
- the LOC123678235 gene encoding tubulin glycylase 3A-like isoform X2, whose protein sequence is MQLLSKSPVLSEGSAGDEKEDKKCEDGTVIKKKFPQGISSAPPIQCRAVTSDIQLTINNCMNRSNSAVGSKYKGVITSERLGQMKKLVENAAANGKVFTIRGNWNVIRQQLIKRDWLEKVEMPEKEKTNLCARIRGITASDELIGNLPLKQDWESPSAYAEKCEKLIIARLLQRVDANLFWSMKRDQFDQKQRSNPNRMLNRFSRSLFASKEGLALLLQNYYWFTEPDVATVNFPRCFVLGFPEHFNHFVDNFRMTAAISLLKYVVQTYDTTKFKYCVELTDGKVPISSLKFGIDRCLEYIASQKHLDIDRDFTRVTQQEWVNFIDDYYLIVHNGEKFKTSTDTPILTIVSQAKAILKDVAKYWTEYDTDGFRNIWILKPGNKCRGRGIILVKYLKEVEKIMNLKLKYVVQKYIERPLIIYNTKFDIRQWFLVTSAQPLTIWMYKECYLRFSSQNYNLENFHESLHLTNYAVQCKYTNMEQRDKSLPKDNMWDSPTFRDYLRKLGKGDKWEQVIYSGMKESIVCAMLASQDTMDRRQNTFEMYGADFILGEDFRPWLLEINCSPDMSSSTSITKRMCPQFLSDIVKVVIDRRKDPKADVGNFELVYKQVLPRAPPYLGTNLAIRGKRMLRNRAFRIKLSSRTEKEKENNFQKKQSLMRAELLRKTTVLQKLPKIVQQDVYKGPVIEDLIEELQKCCQSLSEEKFTDQSKIRPTSAKGTRKRKEKQEVVARKIKVM
- the LOC123678235 gene encoding tubulin glycylase 3A-like isoform X1 codes for the protein MQLLSKSPVLSEGSAGDEKEDKKCEDGTVIKKKFPQGISSAPPIQCRAVTSDIQLTINNCMNRSNSAVGSKYKGVITSERLGQMKKLVENAAANGKVFTIRGNWNVIRQQLIKRDWLEKVEMPEKEKTNLCARIRGITASDELIGNLPLKQDWESPSAYAEKCEKLIIARLLQRVDANLFWSMKRDQFDQKQRSNPNRMLNRFSRSLFASKEGLALLLQNYYWFTEPDVATVNFPRCFVLDVLKGFPEHFNHFVDNFRMTAAISLLKYVVQTYDTTKFKYCVELTDGKVPISSLKFGIDRCLEYIASQKHLDIDRDFTRVTQQEWVNFIDDYYLIVHNGEKFKTSTDTPILTIVSQAKAILKDVAKYWTEYDTDGFRNIWILKPGNKCRGRGIILVKYLKEVEKIMNLKLKYVVQKYIERPLIIYNTKFDIRQWFLVTSAQPLTIWMYKECYLRFSSQNYNLENFHESLHLTNYAVQCKYTNMEQRDKSLPKDNMWDSPTFRDYLRKLGKGDKWEQVIYSGMKESIVCAMLASQDTMDRRQNTFEMYGADFILGEDFRPWLLEINCSPDMSSSTSITKRMCPQFLSDIVKVVIDRRKDPKADVGNFELVYKQVLPRAPPYLGTNLAIRGKRMLRNRAFRIKLSSRTEKEKENNFQKKQSLMRAELLRKTTVLQKLPKIVQQDVYKGPVIEDLIEELQKCCQSLSEEKFTDQSKIRPTSAKGTRKRKEKQEVVARKIKVM
- the LOC123678235 gene encoding tubulin glycylase 3A-like isoform X3, producing the protein MQLLSKSPVLSEGSAGDEKEDKKCEDGTVIKKKFPQGISSAPPIQCRAVTSDIQLTINNCMNRSNSAVGSKYKGVITSERLGQMKKLVENAAANGKVFTIRGNWNVIRQQLIKRDWLEKVEMPEKEKTNLCARIRGITASDELIGNLPLKQDWESPSAYAEKCEKLIIARLLQRVDANLFWSMKRDQFDQKQRSNPNRMLNRFSRSLFASKEGLALLLQNYYWFTEPDVATVNFPRCFVLDVLKGFPEHFNHFVDNFRMTAAISLLKYVVQTYDTTKFKYCVELTDGKVPISSLKFGIDRCLEYIASQKHLDIDRDFTRVTQQEWVNFIDDYYLIVHNGEKFKTSTDTPILTIVSQAKAILKDVAKYWTEYDTDGFRNIWILKPGNKCRGRGIILVKYLKEVEKIMNLKLKYVVQKYIERPLIIYNTKFDIRQWFLVTSAQPLTIWMYKECYLRFSSQNYNLENFHESLHLTNYAVQCKYTNMEQRDKSLPKDNMWDSPTFRDYLRKLGKGDKWEQVIYSGMKESIVCAMLASQDTMDRRQNTFEMYGADFILGEDFRPWLLEINCSPDMSSSTSITKRMCPQFLSDIVKVVIDRRKDPKADVGNFELVYKQVLPRAPPYLGTNLAIRGPRKRKRTTSRRSSL